GACAGCGGAAAGACCGGTGACGGCACCGAGGATCTCAACAAGGCCGTCGTTCATTCCCAGCACGAAGTCCCTGATGTTCTCGACGTGGAAGCGCTTCTTACTTTCGTAGAAGAACCTCTCGTGCTCAAGCTCGTCGAGGATGACGTCCTTTATCCTCACCATCTCTTCGTCCGTGAACTTGTCGGCATAGGTTGTGAGGTACTTGAAGTACTTCTGAATCGCGCTGTTCTCGCCCATCTCCAGCAGGGAAGCCACAGCCCCGGGGCCGAGGAGTTTTCTGAGGAGCTTGGTGCTGAGAATCGAGAGCTTTCTGACCTTTGGCTTCGGAACCTCTCCCCCGCGAGCTCTGACAAAATCGTGCCAGAACTTGGCGTGCTTTGATTCTATGTTTGAGAGCCTGAGGAACTCCTCCCTTATGCGCGCGTCCTTCTCGGTCTTGGCGAGCTGAGCGTAGAGCACCGAATCAGCGTACTCGTCCCTGTAGAACCCCCTCGCGAGCTTGAGCATCTCGTCCATTTTTCTCCCCCCTATTAAAAGTTCCGAAGGATAGTTAAATGAGTATCGGAAGTCTGGCCGGTTCATTGAAGGACCCTGAGTGCCTCAAGCACTTTCTCAATGGGCGCGTCCGTTTTGATGGCCTTCGGAGAGAAATGCGTCCTAGTTGCTTTGTAGCCTTTCCCTTCAAGGATTTCAATCATGTCCGAGAGCTTTCTTGCCTGCAGGCCGTTCCTCCTCGCCAATGCGTGGGTGTCGTAGAGGAAGGGAACGTCCAGTTCCTCATTGAGGAGTTCTACGAAGGGAAGCGTCTTTCTGTGAGCCAAAGGATGCTCCCTCGCCGCCTCAACCAGCCTCTCAACGAATTCCCCGTCCTTCAGAGGGCCGAGCCAGAGCGGGCCGTGCGCTTTCGGTCTCTCCGGGAGGAATCCCTCCGCGTACTCAAACCTCCCGTTTTCATCCTGCCACAGGTAACCGAGCTGGCTCAGGCTTTTATCTGCCTTTTTAGCCCCACTCTTCAGCCTGAGGAAGGCCCTGAAGTAGTGGTCGCGGTAGTAGGCGAGGAGGACATCGACGCCGAGGTCGTACTTGGCCGCGTATCTCACAACAGTCCCGATGAGGATCCTCAGCCCGGCCTCGTGGCAAAGATCGCCCCTTATCGGCTCCGCGAGGTACTTGCGCAGGCACGCGTTTCTGTAGGCCCCGCAGAGGACTCCGGTATCCGTTGCTGTAACGGCTAAAACGCCCCTCCTCTTCACGCTCCTTAAGGCGGTGTCAAGGAACTCGACAGGCGAGCCGAAGGGGTCCAAGTCAAGAAAGTCGAAGTAGCGGAAGTTCTCGGCCATCAGCCTGTTTGCATCATCGAGGTTTGCCACGATCCTCTTCTCGCCTTCGAAGGCCACTCGCTTCTCGCCGACCGGTTTCCCCTCAACCCCGAGGTTAAGCTCAACGTTCCTCAGTATGAGTTTGAAGGCCTCTTCGCTTATGTCGTTGAGCCAGACCTCCCCCGTGGGAGTTTCGAGGGCGTAGCGGATGCCCCTAATTCCCGTTGCAGAGAGCGCATCTAGAGCCTTCCCTGGCTGGATGATCTTGACAGCTAATACGCTTACGTCCCTGTTGAGCGCCATCACCGGGTTGTAGAAAACTGGGGCATCGTATATCCTCTCCGCCTTTGGAACGAGTATCCTCGCTAAACCCTCTCGCACTTCAACGAATTCCATTCTCTCACCGGGGAAAGAAAAGGTGGGGGGCGTTTAAAGGGTTTTCCTCAGAGTATCTCGACGTAGTCTCCAAGAGCCTGCCCTGGAAGGCCCGGCTTGAAGTAGGCCTTGACCTCGCCGCGGTTGCCGTGAGGCCTGAGAATCTTCCCGAACATCTTCCTGCCGGCGGGGGTTCTCCAGACGACCTTTCTGCCGATCAGCCTTGAGGCCTCGTTCCTGTCGTCTATTCCGAGGGGCTTCAGAATCATGTGGTGGTTGTCCTGGTGCTCCTTCGTCCCGGCGTAGGCAAGGACGAGCGCCTTCACCCTGGCCATCGTCCTCACCTCCACCGAGTCCTACCGTTCTGGGGTTCCCAACCGGATTTTTAAGCTTTGTTCTCGAAGTCAATTAAGCTCTCATCCATCTCAAGGATCTCGCGGAGGGATTTGACCTTTATGAAGTTCTGCCTCTCGAAGAGCAACGCGACGTCGCTCTTGTGGGGGGATGCCTTCTGAACTAGCAGGGTGTTCTCGTCGAGGATGTAGGTGAACCTGCTCGGGCTGTCGTCCACCCAGACGAAAGGCTCGTCTGGATGAAGCTCCCTCAGCGTCTGGAACTTCGTCAGCATGTCCTTCGTGCCCTTGAAGGTTATGACCTCGTCGAACTCGTCGTACCAGTTCGTCTTCTTCATGAAGATGACTTTACCACCGGGATAGGTGTGCTCTCCAGAAAAGCTGATCACATATCGGCCGCGCTTTCTGAGCGTCCTGACGAGCTGCCTGGCGAAGGGAAAGTCCTTGATGTACTTCGGCATGAGCTTGTAATATTCGTGTATCGTGCCCTGGGCAACGAGTTCGTGGATGACGCCGAGGTACTGGTAGGTCAGCTTGCCCTTGATGAAGAGAAAGAGGGCCTTGTAGTAGTCGTCGTAGAGGTCGCTCTCTATCACAGCAGGAATCGTCTTCTCAATCGCTATTCTAAGGGCCTTTTCAACCGCCCCTGTGCTGTCGACGAGCGTTCCATCGAAGTCGAAGAGGTAAACCGCCATGGTTGAATATAAGGCCATCCGAAGTTATAACGCTTCCGCCCGAAAGAGTTTTATCCCCCGGTGCCAACCATGAGCGGTGGTGCAGATGAGGATCGAGAAGCTCAGGGAATTTATAGCCGAGAAAGAACTCGACGGCGTTCTCATAAGGGCTCACGAGAACCTCTTCTATTTCACAGGCTCCGCACCTGTCTTGGGCGGCTACCTCGTCGTCACGCCGGACGAGGCAACCTTCATAGTTCCGGAGCTTGAATACGAAGAGGCCAAGGAAACCTCAAAGGTCCCGGTTGAAAAGTTCAAGACCGGAAAGGAGCTTTACGAGAGGCTCTCCTCCCTCAAGCTCAGGAAGCTTGGGATTGAGGGGAAGACGAGCTTCTCCACAATACAGACGCTTAAGGAGAAAGCCAACGTTGAAGATTTCACCCCCATCGATGACGTCATAAGGGAGCTCCGCATAATCAAAACCAAGGAGGAGCTGGAGGTCATCGAGGCGGCGTGTAAGATAGCCGACATGGCCATGATGGCGGCTCTGGAAGAGATAAGCGAGGGCAAGCGCGAGAGAGAAATTGCGGCCAAGATGGAGTACGTCATGAAGATGAACGGAGCGGAAAAGCCGGCTTTCGACACGATAATCGCGAGCGGATGGCGTTCTGCTTTACCACACGGGGTAGCGAGCGACAAGAGGATAGAGAAGGGTGACTTTGTCGTCATCGATGAGGGAGCGCTTTACAGGCACTACCACTCCGACATGACGAGAACCATAGTTGTGGGCAGTCCCAACGAGAAGCAGAAGGAAATCTACGAGATTGTTCTGGAAGCCCAGAAGAAGGGCGTTGAGGCAGCGAGACCAGGAATGACCGCCAAGGAGCTCGACACCATCGTGAGGGACATCATAGCGGAGTACGGCTATGGAGACCACTTCATCCACTCCACTGGGCACGGCGTCGGCCTTGAGATACACGAGTGGCCGAGGGTTAGCCAGTTCGACGAGACCGTCCTTAAGCCCGGCATGGTGATAACGATCGAGCCTGGCATCTACCTCCCGAAGTTCGGCGGGGTTAGAATAGAGGACACCATCGTCATCACGGAGAACGGCGCCAGAAGGCTCACCAAGACGGAGAGGGAGCTTATTTAGGCCTGCAATTAAAAATTAAAAAGCATCGTCGGGCTTTAAGGTTTTCTTTTGAAGTTTTTGCCTCGCCTCGCGCTCAACGGTTATCAACCACACGTAGATCATTGGGGTCATCATATATCACCTCCAGTGATACACAGATTCCACACTTTAAAAACTTTTTGCTTATGTATCACCACAAGTGATATAAAAACAGGGATTAAACCCATGAACTGGTCTCAGACAGGAAAAGATAAAACTCCACCCGCGTATTATCGGCAGGGCTTAAGGGTCAGGCGTAATAGTCGGGGTGATACCATGCAGATAATCCACCAGGACGTCAAAGAGGGCAAGGTGAAGGTCAAGGCTGAGACTTTGGACGACCTCTGGCATCTCTATCACATCATCGACCCTGGCGATATCGTCTACGCAAAAACCCTCCGCAAGCAGAGCCAGAGGAGCGATTCCCTAAGGGCTGAGAAGGTTGAAGTTATCCCGGTTTTCCTCGGAGTTAAAGCGGAAAAGATAAACTTTCACAAGTTCGCCAACCAGGTTCGAGTTACCGGACCGATAGTCTACGCGAGCAGGGAAGATGTTCCCCTCAGCAAGTACCACACGATAGCGATAGAGGAAGGCACTGTCGTTACGATAGAGAAGCCCCGCTGGAAGGAGCACCACATCGAAAGGCTAAAGGAAGCGGTTGAGGCCTCCAAGAGAGCAAGGGTGATGATAGTCGTCATTGACGACGGAGAAGCAGATATGGCTCTCGTCAGAGAGTACGGCGTTGAGATACTCAACAGCATACGCCACAACCTCGGCGGAAAGCGCTACAACACCGACAGGGAAAGCGAGGAGAAGAAGTTCTTCCACGACGTGGCAAAGACGATGGAGGAAGTTATGAACCGCGAAAACGTCGAGAAAGCCATTGTGGCTGGACCTGGATTCGTAAAGGAGGACTTCTATAAGTTCCTCCAGGAGAACTACCCGGAGCTTGCAAAGAAGGTCGTTATAGAGGACACGAGCGTGACGGGAAGAACGGGCATCTACGAAGTCATCAAGCGCGGGACCGTTGAGAGGGTCTACCACGAGAACAGGGTTGCCAAGGAAGTCCAACTAGTCGAGAAGGTTTTGGAGAACATCGCAAGGAACAACGGCTTAGCGGCGTATGGTCTCAAAGAGGTGGAGGAAGCGGTAAACTACGGTGCCGTTGAGACGCTCCTCGTTCTGGACGAACTCCTCAAAGGAGAGCACAGGGAGAAGATAGAGGAGCTGATGGACGCGGTCAGGTATTCCCGCGGTGAGGTGGTGGTTGTAAGCTCAGAGCACGAAGGCGGCGAAAAGCTGAAGGCGCTGGGAGGTCTTGCGGCCCTGCTGAGGTTCAGGGTGAAGTGAATGTTTTATCAACTTCGAGCCAGCTCTGTTTCGTCTTTCACTGTTAGTCCAGATGGTGGAAACGCGATTATATCTAATCGCGCTTATACACCGTAAAGCCTCACGTACGGATCGCCTTCGAACTCCGGAAACGGCCTTTCCTCGCCGTTTTCGACGAGAATTCTCTCTTTTTCCTCTGTGAACTCACCCAGTTCGAATGCCATAATTCCATTTTTGTTTAATTCTGCAATTAGGGAACCAACGTTCTCCGGAGGGGTTATAGCTATCAGCGTCCCGCTCGACGAGACGCTCCAGGGTTCTAGGCCGTAAAAGTCGAGGACCTTCCGCACGAGGAGGTCTATCCAGAGCCTGTCCGCGTAAACACGAAAACCAACACCGGAGTTACCCGCTATCTCATGCAGGGCCGTTAAACCGCCTTCAGTTGCATCATGCATGCCCCTCACGAAGGGCCTGGCGGTTAAGGCATCGGGAACTACAGTCTCAAAGCGGTAGAGCTTCTTCAGCCTCTCTATCTCGCGGAAGGACAGGAACTTTCTCAGCTCGTCCTCCCTGAAATATGCCGCCGAAACCGCGAACTCGAGGCCCACCTTAGCCGTGACGACAATTTTATCGCCCGGTCTGGCCACAGGTATCTTCAGCTCCTCCTTTTTCACCAGCCCCATGGCAGTCGTCGTAGCGGTCGGCTTGGAGACGCTCGGGTAGGCGCCGGTGTGGCCGCCGATTACCGTGCTCCCATAGCGCCTGCACTCGTTGTTGATGTCCCTCATAACCGCCTCGAGGAAGTCCTCCCCGGTTCCAGACGGGAAGAGAAGGTCTACGACGAGCCACCTCGGCCTCGCTCCAAAAACTGCAACGTCGCTCGAGGCGAAGTGGTATGTGAAGAAGCCAAAGGTCTCGCGCGGAACTCCCAGAGTCGGGTCCGTGGCGACGATGAGGTAGTGACCGGCATCGTATTCGAGGACGGCCGAATCGAAGCCCTCCCTCGGCCCGTGGACCACCGCGGTGTCCTCAACGCCGAGGTTCTGGAAGACGATCTCCCGCAAAACTTCGTTCCTGAGCTTTCCCGGGAGGAGTTCCTTCACTTCAATCACCGTTTATCTTCTTTAAACCTGCCTATCACAAACTCGACTTCCCTCAGCGTCTCGCTGTCACAGCCCCAGCACATGACCTCAAAGCTGGGCACGCGGACGCTGACGCGGACTTTTCTCTTTCTGGCGATTTTGCTTACCTCGTAGTTCACGCGGTAGGCAAGTTCCATGAGTTCAGGCGTCACAATCTCCTCGCGGTCGATGTATTGCAGAGGACAACCTTCCCTCCACTGCCTCCTCCTCGCGTGCTCGTACATGCGGTGGGGCTTTATCCCGACTTCTTCAGCGAGGGCCTCGACCTCCTCGGCGGTGTACTTGATGAGGGGCCTGAAGAAGGGCACGCCTATCTTCGGGAGCCCGCAGAGCCTTATGTCAGTCTTGCACTGGTCAAGGAGCGCGCCAATTATCTTGTCGTTGGCGTTGTCGCCCTTCGCTAAGACGTCGAAGCCGTTGTTGAGGGCGAACCACTTCGCGTTCCAGAGCATGACTTTTTTGCAGTTGATGCAGACCGGACCCTTCCTGCCTGCCGCTTCTCTGAGGAGACCGTCGGTGACGTCGACGAGAAAGTGCTCGACGCCGAGCTTTTTCGTGAACCCCATAGCCCAGTTCAGTGTCTCCCTCCAGCTCCATCGGTGGAAGAATGTCAGTGCAGAAACGTCCAGGCCGGCTTTTTTCAGCAAATAGAGAACCAGCGAGCTGTCTTTCCCACCGGAGAATAGCACGAGGATCTTCTTTTTGTAAAGCCCATTCGTCCGGGAGAAGGCTTCTATCTCACGGGTGACCTCTCTTATTGAGGGCATGGTGGAAAATAAAAATGGAGGCCTTAAAAACCTGCGCCTCAGATGTTGACCTTATCCATCCACTGCTCTGCGAGGTCCCCGACGATGGGGAACTTGTAGCGCTCGCCCTGGTAGGCCTTGACCATCCCGATTATCCAGAGAATAATCCCTAAGAGCCCCAGGAGATTCGCTAGAACCCATCCAATAAACGGTATAATCGCCAGTAGCCACATGAGCACTGTAATACCCAGGAACGTTATCGTTGATTGCATCGCGTGGAAACGGACGAAATCGCTGTCCTTTTCGAGGAGTAGGAATATTATCCCCGTGACCCACCAAAGTAGGTACGCTAAAAGGCCTTCAACGTTCTCATCCATCCCGAGGGACGTTTTTCTGGGTTCTTCAGATGGAATTTCCACCATTAACAACACACCTCCGTTCAGATTTTTATTTTATCCCCGATTATCCCCAATCTTTAAGTGCCTTTCCATGATTCCCCGCCTTGATTATGATGCCTTGGAACCTCAGGATTTTGGATTCCAAACCTGGGAGATTTGTTAGGCTCACCAAAGCTTTTTAAGGTTCTTGAAGGAGGTGAATATCAAATTAGGAAAGCCTAACGGTGGTGCTCATGATTGTACCTTTAAACTCACTCAAACCCGGCGAGAGGGGTGTCGTTGTCAACATCCTCGGTGGCCCCACGGCGAGACAGAGGCTCGTCGGAATGGGCCTCACGCCGGGTGCGACAATTCAAATCATAGAGGCCCACAGCCACGGCCCGATAATCATCTCCGTCGGCGGCGTCCGCTTTGCAATAGGCAGAGGAATGGCAGACAAGGTCATGGTGCGGAAGCTGTGAGGTGGTAGAATGGCAATGAAGGTCGTTGCACTCGCAGGCAACCCCAACGTGGGCAAGACGACTATTTTCAACGCCCTCACAGGGATGCGGCAGCACGTCGGTAACTGGCCCGGTGTCACCGTGGAGAAGAAGGAGGGGGTCTTCGAGTACAATGGCCAGAAGTTCCTCGTCGTTGACCTTCCCGGAACATATTCCCTGACGGCCCACTCCATAGACGAGCTCGTCGCGAGGGACTTCCTGCTTAAGGGCAGCGCGGACGTCGTCGTGAACGTGGTTGACGCGACGGCCCTAATGAGGAACCTCTTCCTCACCATGGAGATACTTGAAATGGGTCTGAACAACGTGATAATAGCCCTCAGCAAGATAGACCTGGCGGAGAAGCACGGAGTCGAGATAAACATAAAGAGGATGGAGGAGACCCTCGGCGTCCCTATTGTCCCCGTTAACGCGAAGGAAGGGATCGGCCTTGACGAGCTGAAGAAAAAAATCTACGAGATGGCCAACGGTATGGTGAAGGAAAGACCGGTAATCCCAAAGTACGACCCCGAAGTCGAGAGGGAGATAGAGCACATAACTCTCGCCCTCAGAGAGACTCCTCTGGCAGAAGAGTACAACCTCCGCTGGCTTGCGATCAAGCTCCTGCAGAGGGACGACGGAGTCATAAAGCTGGTTCTCCGCCATCTCGGGAGCGAGAAGCTCGACGAGATAATGGGGCACATCGCAGAGGTTGAGGAGCGCTACAAGAGGGCGATGGATTTAATAATAGCGAGCCAGAAGTACGAGTTCATAGACCGCCTCATGCACCGCTTCGTCAGGTACACCAAGACAGAGGGTAAGAGCTTCAGCGACCAGCTCGACGGCATCCTCACGCACCCGGTTTACGGCTTAATAGCACTCTTCGGTGTCTTCTACCTTGTCTTCAAGTTCGTCTTCGCCTTCGGGCTCCCGCTCCAGGAGCTTCTCGACGGTGCGTTCTCATACTTCGGGGAATGGCTTGCACCGCACATAACCAACGAAGCTCTCCGCGGGTTGATAGTCGACGGTATCATAGCCGGTGTCGGGTCGGTGCTCAGCTTCTTCCCGCTGGTGTTCCTGCTGTTCTTCGCCCTCTCCATACTCGAGGACGTCGGCTACATGGCGAGGGCGGCAGTTGTTATGGAGAGGATAATGAGGAAGTTCGGGCTGCCCGGTAAGAGCTTCATACCGCTCGTACTGGCCTTTGGATGCAACGTCCCGGCTGTCATGGCGACGAGAACCCTCGACGACGAGAGGGACAGACTGGTCACAATGCTCGTCAATCCGCTCATCCCGTGTTCCGCTCGTTTGAGCGTCATAAGCTTCCTGGCTGCAGCGTTCTTCGCTGGCAGGCAGGCGCTCGTAGCTGTTAGCATCTACGCCACGGCTGTGTTAATAGCCTTCGTGGTGGCCTGGCTCCTGAGCAGGTTCGTCATCAAGGGGGAGGAGAGCCCCTTCATAATCGAACTGCCCGAGTACCTCGTCCCGGGCTGGAAGACGGTGATCCTGCACTCGTGGGAGAGGAGCAAAGAGTTCATCAAGAAGGCGGGAACGATAATCCTCCTCGGCGCGATAGCGATATGGTACCTGAGCAACTATCCGGTGCCTCTGGGCAGCGGTGGAAGCTACGCGGAGAAGCTCGGCTACTTCTTTGAGCCCTACATGAGGCTGATGGGCCTCGACTGGAAGGCCGCTGTAAGTCTGCTCTTCGGAATAATCGCCAAGGAGAACGTCATCTCGACCTACGGCGTGATCTACGGCAATGAGGCCGCGATAGCCAGCGTCATGACCCCCCTGCAGGCTTACGTCCTGGCCATGGTCACCACGCTCTACGTGCCGTGCATAGCTACGATAGGTGCCATAAGGGCGGAGAGCAACTGGAAGTGGGCTGCCTTTGCGGTGGCCTACATGATAGCCCTCGCGAGCATCGTTGGAATCATAATATGGAACGTCGGGAGTGCCTTGGGCTACTGAAGTTGCAGGTGAAGGAAATGCTGGAAAAAGTGCTTGAGATGCTTAAAACGGGAAAGGACGTCGATGAGATAGCGGAAGAGCTCAACGTCCCCAGGGAAGAGGTCATCGGAGCGATGGAGGTACTCGCCAGCATGGGCTACATCGAGAGGGTGGATGCAGGGGAGGGGGCCTGTGCCACCTGCCCCCTGAGGAACTTCTGTCCGGGATCGTGCTTCCGTTTCAAGGGGAAAGTCTACACAGTGGCTGAAGTCAAGCTCGAAAAGAGCTCAAGGAAATGACCAACTTCGCAGGAAACCTGGAAATTTCCGCAATAACACGGGGCTTTTTCTGAGTTTTCACCGCCAGTTAAACCTGTCACCGCCAGTAGTATATTTTACAGCCGTAAAACATATAAAACCCTTCATTGAAAGGATTAACGGTGATACCATGAAGGCAGTCATTCTTGCCGGTGGATTTGGAACCCGCTTAAGGCCACTCTCATCGACCAGGCCGAAGCCGATGGTCCCGGTTCTCGGAAAACCCAACCTCCAGTACCTGCTCGAGAGCCTCGAAAAAATACCGGAGATAGACGAAATCATACTCTCCGTTCACTACATGCGCGGTGAGATAAGGGAGTTCATAGACGAGAAGATGGCGGACTATCCAAAGGACATACGCTTTGTCAACGACCCGATGCCGCTTGAGACCGGCGGCGCTCTCAAGAACGTTGAGGACTACGTTGATGAGGACTTCCTGGTCATCTACGGCGACGTCTTTACCAACTTCGACTTCAGGGAGCTCATAGAGGCCCACAGGAAGAACGAGGGCCTCGTAACGGTGGCGGTTACTAAGGTCTACGACCCGGAGCGCTACGGTGTCGTCGAGACCGACGAGGAAGGAAAAGTTACCCACTTCGAGGAGAAGCCCCACAGGCCGAAGACCAACCTCGTCGACGCTGGAATATACATGGTCAACAAGAAAGTACTTGAAGAGATACCCAAGAACAGGGAAGTCTACTTCGAGAGGGAAGTTCTCCCGAAGTTCGTCAGCAAAGGCGAAGTCTACGCCTACAGGATGGCCCGCGACTACTACTGGATAGACCTCGGTACTCCGGAGGACCTCTTCTACGCCCACCAGATAGCCATGGACGAGATAGCCAAGGACAACGGATACATGACGATCAAGGAGACTGCCGAAGTTCCAGATGACGTCGAGATTCAGGGCCCGGTCTACATCGATGAGGGGGCCAAGATAGGCCACGGAGTTAAGATCAAGTCCTACACCTACATCGGGCCCAACACAATAGTCGAGGACAAGGCTTACTTCAAGCGCGCGATCCTCATCGGAAGCGACATAGTCAAGTCCAAGTCGGAGATAAAGGACAGCATCCTTGGCGAAGGTGTTGTGGTTGGAAAGAACGTCATCCTCAAGGAGAACGCCGTGGTTGGAGACTACGCAAAGATATACGACAACCTCGTCATCTACGGCGCCAAGGTGCTCCCGTGGAAGAAGGTCGAGGAGTATGAGGCCTTCATCAAAATAAAGCTCGACCCGACGAAGGTCAAGCCAGGTGTGACCCCCGAGCGCTGTCCGCTCGGCCTCCCGGAGTGCATCTACACCAAATTCAAGGCTATAGCCGGTGAGAAGCCGCCGTGCGACGAGTGCATAGAGAACCAGTGGCTCTTCTGAAGGGGGACGGGACGTCCCCCATATTCCTCAAAATTTGTCCAGTTCCTCCTAATGATTTTATTACGGCCTTCATCGCCAGCTATGAAATTTCGTTACAAAATTCTAACAAAGTGCAACTTAATGTTCCATCACACGAACCGTTATTTTGGATTACTAGACCGCTCTAATGCATCGCTTCCTAGATTCCCCGCGTGCGAGCAGATTTCTACCCCAAAGAAGGCCTTTAAACGTGATACACTTTTGAGCAACCGTTATAAAGCATCCCCCCTACCCGCTCACCATGAGAACCTTTATCATCAAGGCCAACAGGGCCCACACAAAGGCGGATTTCAGCCTGACGGATCTGCCAGGCACGAGCGGTAGGATAGACCTGCTGTGCAGGTTCCTCAACTCAGCCTTCCTGCTCTCTCATGGCTTCAGGAAGAACGTCAGGGTCTGGCTCAGCCTCTACGGTCCGCCCAACCCGCCGAAGGCGATACGCTTTGAGGGCCAGCGTATGAGGCCCAAGACCCTCAACCCCGACGAGCTCAGCACGGCGAAGCTGATAATAAAGGCCCTGAAAGCTGGAGAAAACCTCCGCGAGCCAGGAAAGGAGCTCGAGGTTCTCCCCGGAATCTACGTCAGCAAACTCACCTTCGAG
The sequence above is drawn from the Thermococcus pacificus genome and encodes:
- the trmY gene encoding tRNA (pseudouridine(54)-N(1))-methyltransferase TrmY, which codes for MRTFIIKANRAHTKADFSLTDLPGTSGRIDLLCRFLNSAFLLSHGFRKNVRVWLSLYGPPNPPKAIRFEGQRMRPKTLNPDELSTAKLIIKALKAGENLREPGKELEVLPGIYVSKLTFEDIVRRTLRGSALYYLHEEGKPIEKVHFPANVAFVLGDHEGLSREDEAFLAGIAEKVSVGKKSYLASHVVAYVNIHLDSLTPPP
- a CDS encoding sugar phosphate nucleotidyltransferase, with the protein product MKAVILAGGFGTRLRPLSSTRPKPMVPVLGKPNLQYLLESLEKIPEIDEIILSVHYMRGEIREFIDEKMADYPKDIRFVNDPMPLETGGALKNVEDYVDEDFLVIYGDVFTNFDFRELIEAHRKNEGLVTVAVTKVYDPERYGVVETDEEGKVTHFEEKPHRPKTNLVDAGIYMVNKKVLEEIPKNREVYFEREVLPKFVSKGEVYAYRMARDYYWIDLGTPEDLFYAHQIAMDEIAKDNGYMTIKETAEVPDDVEIQGPVYIDEGAKIGHGVKIKSYTYIGPNTIVEDKAYFKRAILIGSDIVKSKSEIKDSILGEGVVVGKNVILKENAVVGDYAKIYDNLVIYGAKVLPWKKVEEYEAFIKIKLDPTKVKPGVTPERCPLGLPECIYTKFKAIAGEKPPCDECIENQWLF